GGATGGTAAAATAATGGGTCATTTTTAGATAATTGAAGAAGATAGATTAAGCGTAAAATAAAGATTCCACCTACAATACATAAAATTAGCTGTCTCTGTTTGGTAAGTGTAAATATTTCAAGAAAAAGATATTTTCCTCTCTTGTTTGAATGATCATTTTTTACACTTTTACTTTTTTTCTTCTTCACTTACTCTTTCTCCTATGAGTAAGAATTAAAGGGATATATTTTGTCCTCTAAAACTTTGTTACTAATGATACCCGATGCGTATTATCCAGATCACCATAATCACAATAGGCATAATCAAGTCCTATGCCTGTGCCTGGTAATCTAAATCCTGCTCCAAAGGTTAAATCTGATGATTTTAATTCATCTTTAGTTAGTGTTTTATACCCTGCTCGAAGTGCGGCCATCTCTTTGAACCAGTACTCTGCTCCAAGGTTAAAATTCGTATCATTGTCTGAAGGAAAATTAACATCCAGACTCAATGTCAACGCCTTGTCTAACAATTTATATGCCCCACCAACCTTAATATTCAACGGCAGTGCATCTTTCTCACTGATAAATGCCTTTAGTTTAGGACCAAGATTTTGGATGTTTGCTCCAAAGGTAAGATTTTCTATAGTAGGTTTGTATAAACAACCGATATCTAAAGCGATACCGGTAGATTTTTCATTATCTATCTTCATCTGAATATACTTTAAACTCACACCTAAATTACAATTATCCTGAAGTTTTTTGGCATAAGAAAGGGTCAGGGCAATATCCTTAGCGTCATAATCACCTATCTTCCCATTTTGATCTATAGTTCTATCAATACTACCTGAATCTAAGAGTGTCAAACCACCACCCATAATCCCACCCATAATTTGTTGTGGATGGATGTAGGCAAGATAATTGTAGGTAATTTCTTCTAACCAATCTGCATACATAAAGGTCGCCTGTCTGTTTTTGACATCAGCGATACCTGCGGGGTTCCAATACAGGGCATTAATATCATCCGCAATAGCGACAAAGGTTTCGCCCATACCAATTGGTCTTGCTCCCTGACTCAATTTCAAAAATACCGCCCCTTTTTCTCCTGGTGTCTTTGACAAACAATAATCCGCTGAAAAAAACATAACTCCTATGACTATTAAACTTATTATCCTTTTCATTTTTTCGCCCTCCTTTTGCCTTTGGTAAAAGATATATAAGTTTTAAACTTAACTTCTATTATAACACATATTTTCCAATTTGTCAATACCTCATTTATAAAAATTCAGTTCTGAGTGTATAGGATCAGACCTCGAAAGCAGAATTATATCTTCTACCTTCTTTTTGTAAACGGATTAAACAGATTTTTTTTAGTAAGCGAATTAAGCGGATTGAGCGGATTTTTTTATTTCTTTTTCCGCTAAATCCGTTAAATCTGCTTACTAAATAGGAAATTTCCACCCCCCTAACCCCCGCCAGCGGGGGACAACCGATATCTTCAGGTCTTATAATTCCTGTCACCTCCCCTAACCGCCGCCAGCAGGGGACAACTCGCCTCTGCTCTCTGCCTTCTGTCCTCTGCCTTCTATCTTCTGACCTCTGTATTTATCCGTGCTAATCCGTGTTAATCAGCGGCTGAATAGTTATCTTTACTTTTTGTCTTTTGTATTACACCAGGCACATTTTAACTTATTAACTCCATAAACTCTATTAACTTCCTAACTTCTCTCCACATACCATTTTTTCGTAAATTCTTGATATTCTTTGCTTTTTTCCTTTATATTCCGCCACCAGGATTCATTGTTAATATACCAATCTATGGTTTGTTTTATGCCTTCCCGGAAACTAACCGTTGGATGCCAACCAAATATTTTTTTTATCTTACTGGTATTAACGGCATGACGCATAACATGACCGGGGCGGTCTGTGACAAATTGCATCAAAGATTCATTTTTTCCTACGATTTGTAAAATTGTTTTACCTATTTGTAAAATATTAAACTCCTCCCCGCCTCCAATATTAAATACCTCACCATCCTGACCTGCGGTATGAAGTAATAAATCTAAGGCTTCACAATGGTCAAGCACATATATCCAATCACGAGTATTTATACCACTTCCATAAACAGGCAATGGTTTATTTTCTAATGCATTGGAAATGAATAAAGGGATGAGTTTTTCGGGGTATTGATATGGACCATAATTGTTGCTACAACGAGAGATGACAACCGGAAGTTTATAGTTTGTGTAATAAGAATATGCTAATCTATCAGCCCCGGCTTTACTTGCCGCATAAGGAGATTTAGGCATTAAAGGGTCTGTTTCTAAGGAAGGCCTGCCCTCTCCGTTAGGGGATTTTGCTTCACCATAAACCTCGTCTGTAGAAATATGTAAAAATCTTTTAATATTATGCTTTTTAGCAGATTCAAGCAATATATATGTCCCATAAACATTTGTCTGAATAAAGGTTCCTGCCTCTAAGATTGACCTATCGACATGGGTTTCAGCGGCAAAATGAACGACCGCATCAGTATCTTTCATTAAACTATCCACTATCTCTTTATCACAAATATTTCCCTGATGAAAAGCAAATTTTGGATTTTGAAATATATCCTGTTCAAAATTATCCAGATTTCCCGCATAAGTCAGAGCATCTAAAACCGTTACTTGATAATCAGAATACTTTTTCAGGATATACTTGACAAAGTTACTGCCAATAAATCCCGCGCCACCTGTAATTAATAACCGCATTTTTTAGCACCTCCATTTTTAGTAAGCGTTCAGGGTGTCCGTAAGGAAAAATGGAAAAGTAGGGAAAAAGGGGAAAAATATTAAAGAATTTCATTTCAAATTTTTGGAGTCCTCAATTCCTGGTAACCGTTCACCGCACAGACACAAAGACACAGAGAAAAACACACCCCTAACCCCTCTCAAAAGGGGAAAATCTATGGACAATACGCAACAATTCCCTCTCTGATTTTCATCAGGGCAAACTCTTGAGTTCAGCAACATTAAACTTGCCCTGATGAAAATCAGGGATGGATTAACAAATCTGGCTTGCCTGTTAAACATTCGGCACGCAGGTCATATGTCTTTCAATAGCTGCACCAATAATCTTTTCTGTTATCTGATTTATTTCCATATCTTCTCTGTTCCTCTGCGTCTCTGCGGTAAATTACCCCCTGAACGGTTACGGATTTAGATTTGAATTCCTCGACAAATGAATTACACCATCTTTGACTAAATTATCTCCGAGATACATCACAAAAGGTTCATCCTTTATAAAATCCTGGCTTATTTTCACCGCATGAGCTAAACCTAATGGTGCCTCCTGTTCAATATAGGTAATCTTTACTCCCCATTTAGTTCCATCCTGACAGGCAGATTTAATCTCTTCTTTAGTGTCCCCAACAATTATTCCGATATCAGTAATTTGTGCAGATTTTAAAGCCTCTATGCCATAAATAGGACAGGTTTATTGGCAACAGGAATAAGTTGCTTAGCCGAGGTATGGGTAATAGGTTGCAATCTTGTTCCTGCTCCGCCACTTAAAATCAATCCTTTCATTTCTAATCCTTCTTTACTTTTTTATTTTTGCTTTACCTTTTGTATTATTTCCAATAATATCTCTTTTGCCTTTGAAAAGGCAATGAAACGATGACTGATTTTATTTTTTATCTCACTCCCTAATTCTCCAAAGGTTTTGTTAAATCCGTCAGGAATAAATATTGGGTCGTAACCAAATCCATAATTCCCTTTTGAAACTAAACTTATCACCCCTTCACATTCTCCAGATACAGTCATTATCTCTTCCTTAGATATAGATATTGCTACAACACACTTAAATCTTGCCCTTCTTTGTGAAACAGAAACTCCTTTTAATAACTCTAATAACAGTTGATTCCTCTCTGCATCTAAAAGTTTTTTTCCTCCAAACTGCGCAGATTTAACACCCGGGGCACCCCCTAAATAATCTACTTCTAATCCTGAATCATCAGATAAAGTTATTTTCCCGGTTAATTCAAAAATACACCTTGCCTTTTTCACCGCATTTTCTTCAAAGGTAATTCCATCTTCAATAATATCTGGCAAAGCAAAAAAATCACTTAAAGATAAAATTTTAATCTCTAAATCTTCTAAAATCTTCTTTATTTCTGCTATTTTACCCTGATTCTTAGAGGCAATTATTATTTCCATAATGTACCTGTTTAGCGTGGTCAGAGAGCACAAATGAATGGTACTGACTTAGTGCGAAACCACTTCAAACACAAGAAGTTGTGTAATACAAAATCAAAAATTAAATATTAAAATGCAAAATGACATATCAAATATCAAAATGCAAAAAGCAAATATAAAAATTACATATCAAAATGTAAAATTATCTCTTTCCTTTCAGCATTAAAATACTTGAAGCAAAGATATTACCAAATTCCTCCAACTCTTTGAGAAACATTATCCTTTGGCAACTTATCGATGAATCCTATAAGTCGCAGAGTAAAGTTATACAGTCTTTTCTCAAAGTCCTTTTTGAAATTTGATTTGTAATTTTGCATTTTGATATTTGATTTTTGATATTTATTTGTTGTTTCCCCCAAATCCTATTTTGCAGAACCCTATACACCAACTGAACGGTTACAAAAATCTTGACTTCGTGTTTAATTTATTGTCTTACAAGTATTTTTGCATTCGGGGCACCCACAGAGTGGGTCGTGTCCTTTTGATTTTTACATTTTGATATTTGCATCAAACTCAGTGAACCATAGTCACAGTTCACTATTCACTTTTCACTATCTCTCTACAACTTGTTTCTGAATAGTTATCAATTCATTAATTCCTTTTTTGGCTAAATCAATCAAAGTATTCAGGTCTTCAAGAGAAAACGGGTTACCTTCGGCAGTGCCCTGTATTTCAATAATCTTTCCTTTTCCGGTCATAGCCAGATTAACATCTACCTGAGCAGATGAATCCTCTTCATAGGTTAAATCTAACAAAGTTTGACCTTGAACAATACCAACACTTGTTGCGGCAACAAAATCCATTATGGGAAATGTTTTAATTTTGTTTGATTCTTGTAATTCTTTAAATAGTTCCACCATAGCGACAAAGGCGCCCGTTATAGATGCCGTCCGAGTTCCACCATCAGCCTGAATAACATCACAATCAATGTGAATGGTTCTTTCTCCAAAATTATTCAAATCAACAATTGCTCGTAGGCACCTACCTATTATTCGTTGAATCTCATGGGTTCTCCCACCTACTTTTCCTCGCGAGGATTCCCTCTCAGTTCGAGTCAAGGTAGAAAAAGGCAACATAGAGTATTCAGCATGTATCCACCCCTGATTTGTTCCCTTTAAAAAAATAGGCACTCTGTCTTCAATTGTTGCGGCACAAATCACCTTTGTATTACCCACCTCGATTAAAACTGAGCCCCGAAGATGTTTAAGATAATGTGGTGTAATAATTACTGGACGCATTTGATTTTCTTCTCTTCCATCTTTACGTATCATCTCATCTCCTTTTGTTTGGTAACCGGTGATTGGTAACTGGTAATTAAATACCGTTTGGCTGAGCTGACGACGAATCTATTTAACCAGTTACCAGTTACCAATTATCCGTTTGTAGGTTACGAAACCTGATGATGCCCCGTGTAAAACTTACTCAACACTACAGATAGTAATTAGTTAATAGTTACCACCAGTTTATTTCCAGCCTGCTAATTTATGCACCTGCGGAATAATTCTAACTATACTTAATTTTTTATTCGCCTCTGCTTGATATTGAAGTAATTCCTGTAATGATAAATTATTATCCAATGGTTGAAGCACTAATGGGATATTACTACTTATTTCTTTTACCAAAAAAATAGCCCTTCTAAACTCATCCATCACCATTTGAGCACCTGAAATTATTTTTACAAAAACCTCCTTTTTATTAGCTATCCTTAAAAATTTTTCGTGTTCTTTCCAGAATGGTTTTAGCCCGGTCAAAGAAGGTAATTTAATATCCATAGCAATTATATCAATAAGATTAATAACCTGCTCTAATAGGTGAGGTAATGTTCCATTGGTTTCAAGATATATTTGTGTTTTATACCCTTTCTTTATTTCTCTTAGCAGGCGTTTTAAAGAATCAATTTGAATTAACGGTTCTCCGCCTGTTAAACAAATCATTGAATAATTTAGAATATCTTCTTTTATTAATTCAATTAAGGTAGAATTTGCCACAGGATTAGAAATCCTATTTTTTTTACCTTGAGTTATTATTTCGCATTCCTGAGGTATGAACAAAGATTGTGTAGTATCACAGAACTGACATCTTAAATTACAACCTGCAAATCTAATGAAAACTTGCGGTTGTCCAATGTATATACCTTCTCCCTGTATGCTGGTAAAAACCTCAACTAAATTCATTTTACTTTTTTAAAATTGTAATACGAATAATGTTTCGCTTTGTGATTTGTAACAAGATTTTAAAGGGTCCATTTTTATCACTCCCCCTCTAATTTCCTCTGAAAATCAGGTCTTCTGTCCCAATTTCTAATTTCAAACCGCAGATAACTTAACACATAAAATCCCAACATTAAATCAACCTGTCTTTAATCATATCATAATCACCCATTTTTGTCAATAAAAAATATGTTGACAAAATTCATTTATTAGAATATAATTTTTAAATTATGAGTGTATTAGTTGTAGGAACTTTAGCCTTAGACTCAGTAAAAACACCTTTTGGCGAAGTAAAGAATGCCCTTGGAGGCTCAGCGGTATATTTTTCATTAGCCGCAAGTATTTTCACTCAAGTAAAATTAGTTGGGGTTGTTGGAATGGATTTCTCGGATGAAGCTCTTTTACTTCTAAAAGAAAAAGGAATTGATTTAAATGGGTTACAAAAGATAAAAGGAAAAACATTTCATTGGAAAGGAGAGTATCATTACGACTTGAATGCGGCAATTACGATTGATACTCAATTAAATGTCCTTGAAAACTTCTCCCCTAAAATCCCATTACAATATCAAGATACTGAATTTATTTTCCTGGCTAATATTGACCCTGATTTGCAATTAAATGTGCTCCAACAATTGCACTCACCCAAATTAGTCGTAGCGGATACAATGAATTTCTGGATTGAACGAAAAAAAAATGCCTTATTGAAACTTCTAAAAAAGATTGATATAGTCGTGTTAAATGATGGGGAAGCAAGACAATTAACCAATGAACCTAATTTAATCAATGCGGCTAAAAAAATACTCTCATTAGGTCCTAAACAAGTCATCATTAAAAAAGGTGAGCATGGTTCATTAATGGTTTCATCCTCAAATTTTTTCTCTGCCCCTGCCTATCCATTAGAATCCATTTTTGACCCAACTGGTGCGGGCGATTCATTCGCAGGTGGATTCGTTGGATATTTAGCCTCTCATAAAAACTTAAGAGAACCAGAAATGAAAAAAGCCATTATTTATGGGACTACTATTGCCTCATTTACCGTAGAAGATTTTAGTATTAATAAATTAATTAATTTAACTAAAGATGATATAGAAAAAAGGTATCGTCGAATTAAAAAAATTACGCATTTCTAGTGTCGTGTTGAACAAATAACGCACGGAATTTGATTGTGGTAACTGGTGATTGGTAACTGGTAATTAAATACCATTCACCACTTACCATTTAACCAATTACAAGGAAAACTCTCAAGAAGTAAGAAGTGGGAAGTCCGAAGTTAATATAAGAGGAATCAACTTCTTTTCTTACTTCTCACTTTCTACTTCTCACTTCCTGCTTAAAAAAGCTGCGGGTAAAGAAAATTTGTCTATTGGACAAAACCAATAAAATCAACATTTAATTTTATCCAATAGTGTTGCGAATTGGAAAGAAGAAACGCTCATGCCCCTACAGGGCACAAATGACGATGAAAAATAATAGCACGCTGACGATGCGGATATTCGCGGATATAAGATAGGAGATAGAAGGTGGGAGATGGAGAGATAAGCGTGAGGAGTGGTGTTTTCTTTACTTTCTACTCTCTACTTTCTACTCTCTACTTCCTATTTTCAGAAGAACTGCTTAAAAATGACAGGTAAAATTTATGTAATTGGCATAGGTCCTGGTGACCCTGAATTATTAACCCTTAAGGCTGTCCGAATCCTCAAGGAGGCACCCTGCATTTGTGTCCCCAGAGGCAAAGAAGATGGCAATAGTTTAGCTTTAACAATAGTTGAAAAGGCAATAGACCTCCAGGGGAAAGAGATAATCCCTGCCTATTTTCCTATGAGAAAAACCCGGGACAGTCAGAAATCAGGACAGGACGAGATTGAGTCCAGATGGAACGAGACAATTGAAAAGATATTGAACAGGATAAACAGGGGAATGGATGTTGCTTTTATTACCCTTGGTGACCCGACAATTTACAGCACCTTCTTTTACCTATATCCCAGGTTGCTTGAGTTATCTGATGAGATAGTAACAGAGATTATTCCGGGGGTCTCATCGATAACAGCGGGAGGAGCTAAGGCTAAACTGCCGTTGACTC
This bacterium DNA region includes the following protein-coding sequences:
- a CDS encoding PorV/PorQ family protein, which produces MKRIISLIVIGVMFFSADYCLSKTPGEKGAVFLKLSQGARPIGMGETFVAIADDINALYWNPAGIADVKNRQATFMYADWLEEITYNYLAYIHPQQIMGGIMGGGLTLLDSGSIDRTIDQNGKIGDYDAKDIALTLSYAKKLQDNCNLGVSLKYIQMKIDNEKSTGIALDIGCLYKPTIENLTFGANIQNLGPKLKAFISEKDALPLNIKVGGAYKLLDKALTLSLDVNFPSDNDTNFNLGAEYWFKEMAALRAGYKTLTKDELKSSDLTFGAGFRLPGTGIGLDYAYCDYGDLDNTHRVSLVTKF
- the rfbB gene encoding dTDP-glucose 4,6-dehydratase, encoding MRLLITGGAGFIGSNFVKYILKKYSDYQVTVLDALTYAGNLDNFEQDIFQNPKFAFHQGNICDKEIVDSLMKDTDAVVHFAAETHVDRSILEAGTFIQTNVYGTYILLESAKKHNIKRFLHISTDEVYGEAKSPNGEGRPSLETDPLMPKSPYAASKAGADRLAYSYYTNYKLPVVISRCSNNYGPYQYPEKLIPLFISNALENKPLPVYGSGINTRDWIYVLDHCEALDLLLHTAGQDGEVFNIGGGEEFNILQIGKTILQIVGKNESLMQFVTDRPGHVMRHAVNTSKIKKIFGWHPTVSFREGIKQTIDWYINNESWWRNIKEKSKEYQEFTKKWYVERS
- the rdgB gene encoding RdgB/HAM1 family non-canonical purine NTP pyrophosphatase; protein product: MEIIIASKNQGKIAEIKKILEDLEIKILSLSDFFALPDIIEDGITFEENAVKKARCIFELTGKITLSDDSGLEVDYLGGAPGVKSAQFGGKKLLDAERNQLLLELLKGVSVSQRRARFKCVVAISISKEEIMTVSGECEGVISLVSKGNYGFGYDPIFIPDGFNKTFGELGSEIKNKISHRFIAFSKAKEILLEIIQKVKQK
- the rph gene encoding ribonuclease PH produces the protein MRKDGREENQMRPVIITPHYLKHLRGSVLIEVGNTKVICAATIEDRVPIFLKGTNQGWIHAEYSMLPFSTLTRTERESSRGKVGGRTHEIQRIIGRCLRAIVDLNNFGERTIHIDCDVIQADGGTRTASITGAFVAMVELFKELQESNKIKTFPIMDFVAATSVGIVQGQTLLDLTYEEDSSAQVDVNLAMTGKGKIIEIQGTAEGNPFSLEDLNTLIDLAKKGINELITIQKQVVER
- a CDS encoding 7-carboxy-7-deazaguanine synthase QueE, yielding MNLVEVFTSIQGEGIYIGQPQVFIRFAGCNLRCQFCDTTQSLFIPQECEIITQGKKNRISNPVANSTLIELIKEDILNYSMICLTGGEPLIQIDSLKRLLREIKKGYKTQIYLETNGTLPHLLEQVINLIDIIAMDIKLPSLTGLKPFWKEHEKFLRIANKKEVFVKIISGAQMVMDEFRRAIFLVKEISSNIPLVLQPLDNNLSLQELLQYQAEANKKLSIVRIIPQVHKLAGWK
- a CDS encoding PfkB family carbohydrate kinase, translated to MSVLVVGTLALDSVKTPFGEVKNALGGSAVYFSLAASIFTQVKLVGVVGMDFSDEALLLLKEKGIDLNGLQKIKGKTFHWKGEYHYDLNAAITIDTQLNVLENFSPKIPLQYQDTEFIFLANIDPDLQLNVLQQLHSPKLVVADTMNFWIERKKNALLKLLKKIDIVVLNDGEARQLTNEPNLINAAKKILSLGPKQVIIKKGEHGSLMVSSSNFFSAPAYPLESIFDPTGAGDSFAGGFVGYLASHKNLREPEMKKAIIYGTTIASFTVEDFSINKLINLTKDDIEKRYRRIKKITHF
- the cobI gene encoding precorrin-2 C(20)-methyltransferase: MTGKIYVIGIGPGDPELLTLKAVRILKEAPCICVPRGKEDGNSLALTIVEKAIDLQGKEIIPAYFPMRKTRDSQKSGQDEIESRWNETIEKILNRINRGMDVAFITLGDPTIYSTFFYLYPRLLELSDEIVTEIIPGVSSITAGGAKAKLPLTLGDETLMIVPANYMSRVKELLLRFDTIVLMKVNKVFDEVVILLEEMGTLDKAIYVSRAGMTDEKIIRDLKQVKETDLDYFSLIIVKK